A window of the Fuscovulum sp. genome harbors these coding sequences:
- a CDS encoding crosslink repair DNA glycosylase YcaQ family protein — protein MPVPLIPNDLARRVFLDRHALAEPPVGAASGAGLAGLVGRIGFVQVDSINTVARAHDMILWARRQAYRPPALAGLVERDRALWEHWTHDASILPVEVWPYWRHRFARDEDRLRGNWQRWFRDGYEAQFSTILNRIARDGPVKSAEVGEGEVRGKGGWWDWHPSKTALEWLWRTGHLAITRREGFRKVYDLTERVIPAALRAVEVEEAALVDWACASALERLGFATAREVQAYWNAITVEEVRDWLAMALRAGRVEEVEVEGALGARKRCYAVPGVVGVTPQEPPARLRVLSPFDPALRDRARAEFLFGFRYRIEVFVPEPKRVFGYYVFPLLEGARLVGRVDVKRRDGVLAVRALWPEPGVVFGKGRIAKLEAELDRLAAFAGCERVDWAEGWLRAPQAQP, from the coding sequence ATGCCTGTGCCCCTGATCCCCAACGACCTTGCCCGACGGGTGTTTCTGGACCGCCACGCGCTGGCCGAGCCGCCCGTGGGTGCGGCGTCGGGGGCGGGTTTGGCGGGTTTGGTGGGGCGGATCGGCTTTGTTCAGGTCGACAGCATCAACACTGTGGCGCGGGCGCATGACATGATCCTGTGGGCGCGGCGGCAGGCGTATCGGCCGCCTGCGCTGGCCGGGCTGGTCGAGCGGGACCGCGCGCTGTGGGAACATTGGACGCATGACGCGTCGATCCTGCCGGTGGAGGTCTGGCCCTACTGGCGGCACCGCTTCGCGCGGGATGAAGACCGGCTGCGGGGGAATTGGCAGCGCTGGTTCCGCGACGGGTATGAGGCGCAGTTCAGCACCATCCTGAACCGGATCGCGCGGGATGGCCCGGTGAAAAGCGCCGAGGTGGGCGAGGGCGAAGTGCGCGGCAAGGGCGGCTGGTGGGACTGGCACCCGTCGAAGACCGCGCTGGAATGGCTGTGGCGGACGGGGCATCTGGCGATCACCCGGCGCGAGGGGTTTCGCAAGGTCTATGACCTGACGGAACGGGTGATCCCCGCTGCGCTGCGGGCGGTGGAGGTCGAGGAGGCGGCGCTGGTGGATTGGGCCTGCGCCTCGGCCCTGGAGCGGTTGGGGTTTGCGACAGCGCGCGAGGTGCAGGCCTATTGGAACGCGATCACCGTGGAAGAGGTGCGGGACTGGCTGGCGATGGCGCTGCGGGCGGGTCGGGTGGAGGAGGTGGAGGTCGAGGGGGCCTTGGGCGCGCGCAAGCGGTGCTATGCGGTGCCGGGCGTGGTGGGGGTGACGCCGCAGGAACCTCCGGCGCGGCTGCGGGTGCTGTCGCCCTTTGATCCGGCGCTGCGGGATCGGGCGCGGGCAGAGTTCCTGTTCGGCTTCCGCTACCGGATCGAGGTGTTCGTGCCGGAACCGAAGCGGGTGTTTGGCTATTACGTGTTCCCGCTTCTGGAAGGGGCGCGGCTGGTGGGGCGTGTAGATGTGAAGCGGCGCGACGGCGTGCTTGCGGTGCGCGCGCTGTGGCCAGAACCGGGGGTGGTGTTCGGCAAGGGGCGGATCGCCAAGCTGGAGGCGGAACTGGACCGGTTGGCGGCTTTTGCGGGCTGCGAGAGGGTGGATTGGGCCGAGGGGTGGCTGCGCGCGCCGCAGGCACAGCCCTAG
- a CDS encoding cation:proton antiporter, with protein sequence MPHETPLIATIVIGLSLAFLLGLIAQRLRLPMLAGYLLAGIIIGPFTPGYVADQELATELAELGVILLMFGVGLHFSLKDLLAVKTIAIPGALGQITVATGAGLGLALLMGWGVGAGLIFGLSLSVASTVVLLRALQDRDLVASDRGRIAVGWLIVEDVAMVLALVLIPPLAGLLGGIAQPVEGEAAQEVIRLGFGPITATLAVTLAKFAAFVALMLLVGRKVIPWILHYVAHTGSRELFRLGVLSIALGVAFGSSQIFGVSFALGAFFAGMVMATSTLSQQAMRETLPLRDAFAVLFFVSVGMLFNPAVVVQAPLALLATVLIILVVKSLAAYAIVRAFGHEKGTALTIATSLAQIGEFSFILIVMGVKLAIVPSEAKDLVVAGALISILANPLLFSWLDRWTVRHAPPETPQPAS encoded by the coding sequence ATGCCCCACGAAACGCCCCTGATCGCCACCATCGTGATCGGCCTGTCCCTTGCCTTCCTGCTGGGCCTGATCGCCCAGCGCCTGCGCCTGCCGATGCTGGCGGGCTATCTGCTGGCAGGCATCATCATCGGCCCCTTCACACCGGGCTATGTGGCCGATCAGGAACTGGCAACGGAACTGGCCGAACTGGGGGTAATCCTGCTGATGTTCGGGGTGGGGCTGCACTTTTCGCTCAAGGATCTGCTGGCGGTCAAGACCATCGCCATCCCGGGCGCCCTCGGCCAGATCACTGTGGCCACCGGCGCGGGCCTCGGCCTTGCGCTGCTCATGGGCTGGGGCGTCGGTGCGGGGCTGATCTTTGGGCTTTCTCTTTCGGTCGCCTCGACCGTCGTCCTTCTGCGCGCATTGCAGGACCGTGATCTTGTCGCCTCCGACCGGGGGCGCATCGCCGTGGGCTGGCTCATCGTCGAAGATGTGGCCATGGTTCTTGCCCTTGTGCTGATCCCGCCGCTCGCGGGGCTCTTGGGTGGCATCGCCCAACCGGTGGAGGGTGAGGCCGCGCAAGAGGTGATCCGTCTGGGCTTTGGCCCCATCACCGCCACCCTCGCCGTCACGCTCGCCAAATTCGCGGCCTTCGTCGCGCTGATGCTGCTTGTCGGGCGCAAGGTGATCCCGTGGATCCTGCACTACGTCGCCCATACCGGCAGCCGCGAACTGTTCCGCCTCGGCGTGCTGTCCATCGCCCTTGGCGTGGCCTTCGGCTCGTCGCAGATCTTCGGCGTCTCTTTCGCGTTGGGGGCCTTCTTCGCGGGCATGGTCATGGCCACGTCCACGCTCAGCCAACAGGCCATGCGCGAAACCCTGCCCCTGCGCGATGCCTTTGCCGTGCTGTTTTTCGTATCCGTGGGGATGCTGTTCAACCCGGCGGTGGTCGTTCAGGCCCCACTGGCCCTGCTCGCCACGGTGCTGATCATCCTCGTGGTCAAGTCGCTGGCCGCCTATGCCATCGTCCGCGCCTTTGGCCACGAAAAGGGCACCGCGCTGACCATCGCCACCAGCCTCGCCCAGATCGGCGAGTTTTCCTTCATCCTCATCGTGATGGGCGTCAAACTCGCCATCGTCCCGTCCGAGGCCAAGGATCTTGTCGTCGCAGGCGCGCTGATCTCGATCCTCGCCAACCCGCTCCTGTTCTCATGGCTGGATCGCTGGACCGTGCGCCACGCCCCGCCCGAAACCCCGCAGCCCGCCAGTTGA
- the rlmN gene encoding 23S rRNA (adenine(2503)-C(2))-methyltransferase RlmN, translating to MTVPAPTSAPIPAPITQDVLTIPRKLVEGGKTNIVGLTRDQLREALIAAGTPEKQAKMRLGQIWQWVYHWGVRDFGGMTNLAKDYRALLEQHFVIELPEVVTRQISEDGTRKYLVRIAGGHEVETVYIPEENRGTLCISSQVGCTLTCSFCHTGTQKLVRNLTAGEIVGQVLLARDDLGEWPVPGAPKDETRLVSNIVLMGMGEPLYNFDNVRDAMKVVMDNEGIALGRRRITLSTSGVVPEIARTAQEIGCLLAVSFHATTDAVRDVLVPINKKWNIATLLDALRDYPGLSNSERITFEYVMLDGVNDSKEDAHRLVKLLEGIPAKVNLIPFNEWPGAPYKRSSGNRIHAFADIIYQAGYASPIRTPRGEDIMAACGQLKSATERARKSSREIAAEAGIGG from the coding sequence ATGACCGTCCCTGCGCCGACTTCCGCGCCCATTCCGGCACCCATCACGCAAGATGTGCTGACCATCCCGCGCAAGCTGGTTGAGGGGGGGAAGACCAATATCGTCGGGCTGACGCGGGATCAGCTGCGCGAGGCGCTGATCGCGGCGGGGACGCCGGAAAAGCAGGCCAAGATGCGGCTGGGGCAGATCTGGCAATGGGTCTATCACTGGGGCGTGCGCGATTTTGGCGGGATGACCAATCTGGCGAAGGACTATCGCGCGCTTCTGGAGCAGCATTTCGTGATCGAACTGCCGGAGGTGGTGACACGCCAGATTTCCGAGGATGGGACGCGGAAATATCTGGTGCGTATCGCGGGCGGGCATGAGGTGGAGACGGTCTATATCCCCGAGGAAAACCGGGGGACGCTGTGCATTTCATCCCAGGTGGGTTGCACGCTGACCTGTTCCTTCTGCCATACCGGCACGCAAAAGCTGGTGCGGAACCTGACGGCGGGCGAGATTGTGGGCCAGGTCCTGCTGGCGCGCGACGATCTGGGCGAGTGGCCGGTTCCCGGTGCGCCGAAGGATGAGACGCGGCTGGTGTCCAATATCGTGCTGATGGGCATGGGCGAGCCGCTGTACAATTTCGACAACGTGCGGGACGCCATGAAGGTGGTGATGGACAATGAGGGCATCGCGCTGGGGCGGCGGCGGATCACCCTGTCGACATCGGGTGTGGTGCCCGAGATTGCGCGCACAGCGCAGGAAATCGGCTGTTTGCTGGCGGTGAGCTTTCACGCCACGACGGATGCGGTGCGCGATGTGCTGGTGCCGATCAACAAGAAGTGGAACATCGCCACCCTGCTGGATGCGCTGCGCGACTATCCCGGCCTGTCGAACAGCGAGCGGATCACGTTTGAATATGTGATGCTGGACGGGGTGAATGACAGCAAGGAAGACGCGCATCGGTTGGTGAAGCTTCTGGAGGGGATTCCGGCCAAGGTGAACCTGATCCCGTTCAACGAATGGCCCGGCGCGCCCTATAAGCGGTCGTCTGGCAACCGGATTCATGCCTTTGCCGACATCATCTATCAGGCGGGTTATGCCAGCCCCATCCGCACCCCGCGGGGCGAAGATATCATGGCGGCTTGCGGGCAGTTGAAATCAGCCACGGAGCGGGCGCGGAAATCATCGCGCGAGATCGCGGCAGAGGCCGGGATCGGCGGCTGA
- a CDS encoding type II toxin-antitoxin system ParD family antitoxin: MTVKSSISLTDAQDAFVRRLVAEGRYSSVSAVLQQGLELLRRDSEATDALRTLLQQRQSEPSISAEEMKRYVDAMFEEELTDLEMDT, from the coding sequence ATGACCGTCAAATCCTCCATCTCCCTGACCGACGCCCAAGATGCCTTCGTCCGCCGCCTCGTGGCCGAAGGCCGCTACAGCAGCGTCAGCGCCGTCCTACAGCAGGGCCTGGAACTCCTGCGGCGCGACTCCGAGGCAACCGATGCCCTTCGTACCCTGCTCCAGCAGCGGCAGTCGGAACCGTCGATTTCTGCCGAAGAGATGAAACGCTATGTCGACGCGATGTTTGAAGAAGAGTTGACCGATCTTGAGATGGACACATGA
- a CDS encoding type II toxin-antitoxin system RelE/ParE family toxin produces MSFGDAPDHARAIAKARLTAILYLAEALTLAPYQGTRCPELGASIRRVTKDKAIFYFDLIEDRQIIRILAIFYGGQDHDSRILARLLKPDQE; encoded by the coding sequence TTGTCTTTTGGCGATGCTCCCGACCATGCCCGCGCCATCGCCAAGGCGCGGCTCACTGCCATCCTGTACTTGGCAGAGGCGCTGACCCTCGCCCCCTACCAAGGCACCCGCTGCCCCGAACTTGGCGCCAGCATCCGCCGCGTCACCAAAGACAAAGCGATCTTCTACTTCGACTTGATCGAAGACAGGCAGATCATCCGCATCCTCGCCATCTTCTACGGCGGGCAAGACCATGACAGCCGCATCTTGGCGCGTCTTCTGAAACCTGATCAAGAATGA
- a CDS encoding invasion associated locus B family protein — translation MTTLFGRVLGAALFAATLTGGAVFAQESDNRVAVTSDWNVFTEEEPKECWGVTVPKETVNTRDGQPVQARRGDILLFVTYRPGKPGEVSFTGGYPFANGSTVTMNVDGNSYDLFTDGEWAWPATPEADATLLAAMKAGTTATLTARSERGTQTQDTFSLRGFTAAMTEAETRCK, via the coding sequence ATGACCACCCTGTTCGGCCGCGTCCTTGGCGCTGCTTTGTTTGCGGCAACCCTGACTGGCGGCGCGGTGTTTGCGCAGGAATCCGATAACCGCGTGGCGGTGACGTCGGATTGGAACGTGTTCACCGAGGAAGAGCCGAAGGAATGCTGGGGGGTGACCGTTCCGAAAGAAACGGTGAACACCCGCGATGGCCAGCCGGTTCAGGCGCGGCGGGGCGATATCCTGCTGTTCGTGACCTATCGGCCCGGCAAGCCGGGTGAGGTGTCGTTCACGGGCGGCTATCCCTTTGCCAACGGGTCCACGGTGACGATGAATGTGGATGGCAACAGCTATGACCTGTTCACCGATGGCGAATGGGCCTGGCCCGCAACGCCCGAGGCGGATGCAACACTGCTGGCGGCAATGAAGGCGGGGACCACGGCCACGCTGACCGCCCGGTCAGAGCGCGGCACGCAGACGCAGGACACGTTCAGCCTGCGCGGCTTTACCGCCGCGATGACGGAAGCCGAGACGCGCTGCAAGTAA
- a CDS encoding asparaginase: MTAPVPMIQLWRGGMLESTHLGHAVICDETGQIVESWGDPTATIFPRSSCKMLQALPLLESGAADAHGLTDRQIALSCASHQGAAIHTEAVTRWLADLGLSDADLRCGAHEPYDIAERNRLIKADEKPCQCHNNCSGKHSGFLTLNRHLKGGSEYIDLDHPVQIAVKQAHEETTGETSPGYGIDGCSAPNFATSVHGLARAMARFAAATGTRDARDRAMHRLTHSMATHPEMVAGESRSCTELMRAMDGRVAIKTGAEAVFIAIIPERKMGIALKVTDGGTRGAEGAITALLVKLGVLDANHPAAKKRLDAVQKNWRGMETGIIQSAPGFP; this comes from the coding sequence ATGACCGCGCCCGTCCCCATGATCCAACTTTGGCGGGGGGGAATGCTGGAAAGCACCCATCTCGGCCATGCCGTCATCTGCGATGAGACGGGCCAGATCGTCGAAAGCTGGGGCGACCCGACCGCCACCATCTTCCCGCGCTCCTCCTGCAAGATGCTGCAAGCCCTGCCGCTCCTCGAATCCGGCGCCGCCGATGCCCATGGCCTGACCGACCGCCAGATCGCGCTGTCCTGCGCCAGCCATCAGGGCGCGGCGATCCACACCGAGGCCGTTACCCGCTGGCTTGCCGATCTTGGCCTGTCCGATGCCGATCTGCGCTGCGGCGCACATGAACCCTATGACATTGCCGAGCGGAACCGCCTCATCAAGGCGGATGAAAAACCCTGCCAGTGCCACAACAACTGCTCGGGCAAACATTCGGGCTTCCTCACCCTCAACCGCCACCTCAAGGGCGGGTCCGAATACATCGACCTCGACCACCCCGTTCAGATTGCCGTCAAACAGGCGCATGAGGAAACCACGGGCGAAACCTCGCCCGGCTACGGCATCGACGGCTGCTCTGCCCCAAACTTCGCCACCTCCGTCCACGGCCTCGCCCGCGCCATGGCCCGCTTCGCCGCCGCCACCGGCACACGCGATGCGCGCGACCGCGCCATGCACCGCCTGACCCATTCCATGGCCACCCATCCCGAAATGGTCGCCGGCGAATCCCGCTCCTGCACCGAACTGATGCGCGCAATGGACGGCCGCGTCGCCATCAAGACCGGGGCCGAGGCGGTGTTCATCGCCATCATCCCCGAACGCAAGATGGGCATCGCGCTGAAAGTCACCGATGGCGGCACCCGCGGCGCCGAAGGCGCAATCACCGCGCTGCTTGTCAAACTCGGCGTCCTCGACGCCAACCATCCGGCCGCGAAAAAGCGCCTCGATGCAGTGCAAAAGAACTGGCGCGGCATGGAAACGGGCATCATCCAAAGCGCCCCCGGCTTTCCGTGA
- a CDS encoding DUF2794 domain-containing protein: MTVQPPTPFPQSTRMTDQVSFDRHELSLILTLYGRMVALGEWRDYGISTLREYAVFAIFRRTAENPLYRIEKHPKLRSRQGIYAVVGMDGQVLRRGHDLAAVLRVLERKLIRSVD, encoded by the coding sequence ATGACGGTCCAACCACCGACCCCTTTCCCCCAATCCACCCGCATGACCGATCAGGTCAGCTTTGATCGGCACGAACTGTCGCTGATCCTTACGCTTTACGGGCGCATGGTGGCCTTGGGCGAATGGCGCGATTACGGCATCTCCACGCTGCGGGAATATGCCGTCTTCGCCATCTTCCGCCGCACGGCGGAAAACCCGCTCTACCGGATCGAGAAACACCCGAAACTCCGCTCCCGCCAAGGCATCTACGCCGTCGTCGGCATGGATGGCCAGGTGCTGCGCCGCGGGCACGACCTTGCGGCCGTGCTGCGCGTGCTGGAACGCAAGCTCATCCGTTCCGTGGACTGA
- a CDS encoding ferritin family protein yields MIPGLSTRRRFSDLTEQEILALAISSEEDDARIYRSYGERLRGEYPATAAIFDGMAGEEDQHRQRLIDLHRTRFGDVIPLIRREHVAGHYARKPVWLAKNLSLDAIRGEATAMEQEANRFYSRAAQSTTDAATRKLLGDLAAAEAGHERKAVELADKHLTEGARSDEDATARRQFILTWVQPGLAGLMDGSVSTLAPIFATAFATQDTWTTFLVGTAASVGAGISMGFTEAAHDDGVLSGRGSPWKRGLASGVMTTLGGMGHALPYLIPDFWTATIIAMVVVFVELWAIAWIQNRFMETPFLRAAFQVVVGGALVFAAGALIGGG; encoded by the coding sequence ATGATCCCCGGCCTCTCCACCCGCCGCCGCTTTTCCGACCTGACCGAACAGGAAATCCTCGCCCTCGCCATTTCGTCCGAGGAAGACGACGCCCGCATCTACCGCAGCTATGGCGAACGCCTGCGCGGCGAATACCCCGCCACCGCCGCCATCTTCGACGGCATGGCGGGCGAAGAGGATCAGCACCGCCAGCGCCTGATCGACCTGCACCGCACGCGATTCGGCGATGTCATCCCCCTCATCCGCCGCGAACATGTGGCAGGCCATTACGCGCGCAAACCGGTCTGGCTTGCCAAGAACCTCTCGCTCGATGCGATCCGGGGCGAGGCAACGGCGATGGAACAAGAAGCCAACCGCTTCTACAGCCGCGCCGCGCAGTCCACGACCGATGCCGCCACCCGCAAACTGCTGGGCGACCTTGCCGCCGCCGAGGCCGGGCATGAACGCAAGGCCGTCGAACTGGCCGACAAACACCTCACCGAAGGGGCGCGCAGCGACGAAGACGCCACCGCCCGCCGCCAATTCATCCTCACATGGGTGCAACCGGGCCTTGCCGGGCTGATGGATGGCTCTGTCTCCACCCTCGCCCCCATCTTCGCCACCGCCTTCGCCACGCAGGACACCTGGACCACCTTCCTCGTCGGCACTGCGGCCTCGGTCGGCGCAGGCATCAGCATGGGCTTCACCGAAGCCGCGCATGATGACGGCGTGCTGTCCGGGCGCGGCAGCCCATGGAAGCGCGGCCTTGCGTCGGGCGTGATGACGACGCTTGGCGGCATGGGCCACGCGTTGCCCTACCTGATCCCCGATTTCTGGACCGCCACGATCATCGCCATGGTGGTGGTGTTTGTCGAACTTTGGGCCATCGCCTGGATCCAGAACCGCTTCATGGAAACCCCCTTCCTGCGCGCCGCCTTTCAGGTGGTCGTGGGCGGCGCTCTGGTCTTTGCCGCCGGGGCATTGATCGGGGGCGGCTGA
- a CDS encoding nitroreductase family protein, with amino-acid sequence MYRKGEVTYQPLPLPDRVQKPDDQALSDAQSFLAYMRKRHSVRQFSTRPVPEDIITTCIATAGTAPSGANHQPWHFVAIANPALKARIRDGAEEEERAFYSGAAGDEWLAALEPIGTGVSKPHLTDAPWLIVVFAQRYGVTDDGARYKNYYVPESVSLATGFLIAALHHAGLVCLEHTPNPMKFLGPLLGRPDHEKPVMILPVGWPAEDATVPAVAKRKKPLDTILTTFRA; translated from the coding sequence ATGTACCGCAAGGGCGAGGTGACCTATCAACCGCTCCCCCTGCCCGACCGCGTGCAGAAACCCGATGATCAGGCGCTGTCGGATGCGCAATCCTTCCTCGCCTACATGCGCAAACGCCACTCTGTCCGCCAATTCTCCACCCGCCCGGTCCCCGAAGACATCATCACCACCTGCATCGCCACCGCAGGCACCGCCCCCTCGGGCGCGAACCACCAGCCGTGGCATTTCGTGGCCATCGCAAACCCCGCGCTCAAGGCCCGGATCAGAGACGGCGCGGAAGAGGAAGAACGCGCCTTCTACTCCGGCGCCGCGGGCGATGAATGGCTGGCCGCGCTGGAACCCATCGGCACCGGGGTCAGCAAACCGCATCTGACCGATGCGCCTTGGCTGATCGTCGTCTTCGCCCAGCGTTACGGCGTCACCGATGACGGCGCGCGCTACAAGAATTACTACGTCCCCGAAAGCGTGAGCCTCGCCACCGGCTTTCTCATCGCCGCCCTGCATCACGCGGGTCTGGTCTGCCTCGAACACACGCCCAACCCGATGAAATTCCTCGGCCCCCTCCTTGGCCGCCCTGATCACGAAAAGCCCGTGATGATCCTGCCCGTCGGCTGGCCTGCTGAAGATGCCACCGTCCCCGCAGTGGCCAAACGCAAGAAACCGCTCGACACGATCCTGACCACCTTCCGCGCCTGA
- a CDS encoding L,D-transpeptidase, which yields MLTRRHFIVTTAALFSPAISLPAFAQSQEAQWAAWDAMVMPPNFDPATSNPWGVHPRLLPTRVEAKDNLKPGDIHVDAIARYLYHVQSDGTATRYGVAIGRGGLYEPGFFTIRRKAKWPRWTPTANMIEREPEIYAQYADGMEPGPNNALGSRALYLYVGNRDTMLRIHGTPIPRSIGWRASSGCVRMIMAHINVLYDQVETGASAFLYPAEESITARS from the coding sequence ATGCTGACCCGCCGCCATTTCATCGTGACGACTGCCGCGCTCTTTTCGCCGGCAATATCCCTGCCGGCCTTTGCGCAATCGCAGGAGGCGCAATGGGCCGCCTGGGATGCGATGGTCATGCCGCCGAATTTCGATCCGGCGACATCAAACCCCTGGGGTGTGCATCCGCGGCTTTTGCCGACACGGGTAGAAGCGAAGGACAATCTGAAGCCGGGCGATATCCATGTCGATGCCATCGCCCGCTATTTGTATCACGTCCAGTCCGACGGAACGGCGACGCGCTATGGCGTGGCGATCGGGCGCGGCGGGCTTTATGAGCCGGGCTTCTTTACCATCCGCCGCAAGGCGAAATGGCCGCGCTGGACGCCGACCGCGAACATGATCGAGCGGGAACCGGAGATCTATGCGCAATATGCCGATGGCATGGAGCCGGGGCCGAACAATGCTTTGGGTTCGCGGGCGCTCTATCTCTATGTCGGCAATCGCGACACGATGCTGCGTATCCACGGCACGCCCATTCCCCGATCCATTGGATGGCGTGCAAGTTCGGGCTGCGTGCGGATGATCATGGCCCATATCAATGTGCTGTATGATCAGGTTGAGACCGGGGCATCCGCCTTTTTGTATCCGGCGGAAGAAAGCATCACCGCGCGCAGCTGA
- a CDS encoding HAD-IA family hydrolase translates to MKPAAVIFDCDGVVVDSEHPTLVMVRDDLERYGLCLTLEDLERDYIGGTVETVAAKARANGARLPEGWVADFYDRMYAMLRAHVPLVPGVVGVLDALDKAGIPYAMGSNGTPEKMQITLGQHGLVERFRGHLYSGQAMGRPKPAPDLYLHAAGRLGVSPATCVVIEDSAAGARAARLAGMRCFGYAPKGAHPGLVAEGAILFNDMRELPALLGV, encoded by the coding sequence ATGAAGCCTGCAGCGGTGATCTTTGATTGCGATGGCGTGGTGGTGGACAGCGAGCATCCGACGCTGGTGATGGTGCGCGATGATCTGGAACGATACGGGCTTTGCCTGACGCTGGAGGATCTGGAGCGCGACTATATCGGTGGCACGGTGGAGACGGTGGCGGCGAAGGCGCGGGCCAATGGCGCGCGGTTGCCGGAAGGATGGGTCGCCGATTTCTATGACCGGATGTATGCCATGCTGCGCGCCCATGTGCCGCTGGTGCCCGGTGTGGTTGGCGTGCTGGATGCCCTTGATAAGGCAGGGATTCCCTATGCGATGGGGTCCAACGGCACGCCCGAGAAGATGCAGATCACGCTGGGTCAGCACGGGCTGGTGGAGCGGTTCCGGGGGCATCTGTATTCCGGGCAGGCGATGGGGCGGCCCAAGCCTGCGCCGGACCTTTACCTGCATGCGGCCGGGCGGTTGGGGGTTTCCCCTGCGACCTGCGTGGTGATCGAGGACAGCGCTGCGGGCGCGCGGGCGGCGCGGTTGGCCGGGATGCGCTGCTTTGGGTATGCGCCGAAGGGAGCGCATCCGGGGTTGGTCGCGGAGGGGGCGATTTTGTTTAACGACATGCGGGAATTGCCAGCGCTGCTGGGGGTTTAG
- the rsmD gene encoding 16S rRNA (guanine(966)-N(2))-methyltransferase RsmD codes for MRIIGGQFRGLHLAPVGEGDAKAHLRPTSDRVRESIFNLLINGGYGDPISGARVLDLFAGTGALGLEAISRGASGAVFVDDGVAARGLLRRNIELTRTEGATEVLRRDATRMGPCREGGYDLVFLDPPYGKGLGEKALASCAEGGWLAPGAMIVWEEGMAPVIPQGFEMLDQRRYGDTLVTMLRAPE; via the coding sequence ATGAGGATCATCGGCGGCCAGTTCCGGGGGCTGCACCTTGCGCCTGTGGGTGAGGGGGATGCCAAGGCGCATCTGCGCCCGACATCGGACCGGGTGCGGGAGTCGATTTTCAACCTGTTGATAAATGGGGGATATGGCGACCCGATCAGCGGCGCGCGGGTGCTGGACCTGTTTGCCGGGACGGGGGCGCTGGGGCTTGAGGCGATCTCGCGCGGGGCTTCCGGGGCGGTGTTCGTGGATGATGGCGTGGCGGCGCGGGGGCTGTTGCGGCGCAACATCGAACTGACCCGGACGGAGGGGGCGACGGAAGTTTTGCGGCGCGATGCCACGCGGATGGGGCCTTGCCGGGAGGGGGGCTATGACCTTGTTTTCCTTGATCCGCCCTATGGGAAGGGGTTGGGGGAGAAGGCGTTGGCGTCTTGTGCCGAAGGCGGCTGGCTGGCCCCCGGCGCGATGATCGTCTGGGAAGAGGGGATGGCCCCGGTGATCCCGCAAGGCTTTGAAATGCTGGACCAACGCCGCTATGGCGACACGCTGGTCACGATGCTGCGGGCGCCGGAATGA